From Solanum lycopersicum chromosome 4, SLM_r2.1:
TCAGGCACTTCCATTTTCCCTTCAGGTTTTACTTCAACAAAGGCAGCAAGTATAGTGTCATCACCCttcttcagccctttgtcgattAACATAGCAGACAACAACATTCCCTTGTCTTTCTTCTTTGAAACTTTATTAATGTTCCCAAATGGATGAACACCTTTGAGAAATCCAGCATTGCTTCCATTCATGACCATCACTCCATCTAAGTGAGGAAACGGAACAAACTGGAATTTTCTTAGGAAATCAATCCCATGTATGATTTCAAAGTCACCAAGCGGCATCACCATGAAGTTATGTTTTCCCACGCAACTTCCAGTCAACATAGACACACCATAAGCCATGCCCACAATGGCTTGTGCCTTAGCATTGACTATTTTGACGTAGGAAGGGCTTTTAGACAAGTTAAGCTCCAATTTCGTAGCAATTTTCACATCTACAAACGTATGAGTGGCCCCTGTATCAACCATTGCAATCACACATTGTTCTTTCACTTtcattttaatatgaattaagGAAGCATGAGAATTCGAAGTGCTAGAGATTTCTCCAACATTATTAATCCCTTTAATATGATTGAAGGACAATCCCAATGGGTTTGGCATCGCAGCCACGATTTCTTCATCCTACTCCCTTTAATTCATATTTCCAGCAAGCAAAGCATTCACTTTTTCCCGGTTAGGACAAGATTTGGCCAAATGAGGACCACCACAAGTCCAACAGCCCTTAGAATTACCATATTTATTCTTTGGTCTGTCTTTCCCATCCTTTATCTATGCCTTTCCTTTGTCATTTTTATTGTCCTTATGACtatccttttttcttttccctttcttatcattatttttcttagtttttgaagTGGAGGGGACATCTGTCAAAGTGCGAGTCACCCGGAAACCAACCAACAAATCTGCAACATCAATTGCCGCAAGCAGATCTTTAACATTCTCCCTCCTAAGTTCGTTTTGATCCCAACCTTGCATACCCGGAATGAAGTTGTGTAATTTATCCTTATCAGACATATTCTGCATGTCTAACATCACAGaggtaaattctttaatgtattcCCTTACCGAACCCGTCTGCCTTAGCCTTTTCAATTTCTCCCTTGCAAGCCAAGATGCGTTGCTAGGAAGAAATGGATCactcatttcttttattaaccTATCCCATGTATCAATTATAGGATGACCAGACCTTACATCATCTGCATTTCGAGTCCTCCACCAAAGTTTAGCATCACCTACCAAGTACATTGTGATAATGTTTAACTTGTCGGTGTCAGGCACCCTTGCAGCAAGGAAATACTATTCCATTTCCCAAATGAAATTTTCCAgttcttgtcacgacccaaatccgggccgcgactggcacccacacttaccctcctatgtgagcaaaccaaccaatctaaaccttaacatttcaatgtaataacaatagaaagtaatgcggaagacttaaactcattaataaaaaccaattcaataactatcaatattcaacatctataccaaggcatcatcattaataatgtatattaaagttttcttttcaagatttgggattcaatattttcatcatgcttatcttatcacaatcacataatcatattcatgcaaacataccattaagcatatagtagggtttacaatactaccaatacatatcattcactattgagattttacttatgaaagcatgaaaaccataacctacctccaccgaagaattgaaatcaagcaagttaatcctcaaagcttggtgttttcctcttcttctcgatcgtttctctctctcccttcttgttctttctattttcttattcaaaccctctttcttttaccctaattagtatataattaagaataaaagatggcaataataccccactaattaacttagggttacctctttttacccccaagaatttgagttattaatataaacccacgaaatctataattaaggaaagaatagtccaaaaacgtcccttaaaacgtgtaaggaaatccgattctgcctgggatttgcgcaacctgtgacgggccgtcgtgcctgcgacggtccgtcctgcaggtcgttgcaagggtcagagagtcaacttccactgaacaatctgtgacggtccgtcacgcttgtgacggtccgtcacgcttgtgacggtccgtcctgccattccgtcacgaagttcagagagtcgatttttagtacccaatttcagatttcctaagtgttttgaaacgaggcccttcgacggtccgttgtgcccatgacggatcgtcgtttggtccgtcgcctcagccagtttttccagaattgaagtttgttgctcaaaacgactaaacaagtcgttacaatagataccaatttacccatcgatcgtccccaaacgatcaaaagaaggaaaacaagggcgaaaaggagtacctgaatctgtaaacagatgtgggtatttttctcgcatatctgcctccttctcctaagtggcttcttcaacgggtcgattcttccattgcaccttgatggatgcaatctctcttgacctcaacttgcgaacttctctatcaaaaatagcaacaggctcctcctcataagacaagttctcatcaagcaacactgaatcccaacggatgatgtagtttccatccccatggtatcttttcaacatcgacacatggaataccggatgcactccggacagcccgggaggcaaggctaactcataagccacctctcctactcgcttaagtacttcaaatggtccaatgtaccttggacttagtttaccccttttactaaaccgcatcacccctttcatgggtgaaactttcaacaagacttgttcaccctccatgaactctaagtctctaacctttcgatctgcatattatttttgtctactttgcgccgctagaagattttcttgaatagacttcaccttttccatcgaatccctcaagagatcagtaccccaaggtttaacctcgaacgcatcaaaccaaccgatgggagacctacatctcctaccatacaatgcttcaaatggagccatatcaatgcttgagtgatagctattattgtatgaaaactccgctaagggtaagaagcaatcccaatgaccaccaaacattatcacacatgcacgaagcatatcctccaacacttgaatcgttcgctcagactgaccatcggtctgaggatggaacgtagtactaaggtccaacctagtacccaattccgcatgcaatgttttccaaaacttagaagtaaactgcgtacctctatctgatatgatggaaagtggaaccccatgcaatcgaacaatttctgagatatagatcttggctaatttgtcggcattgtaagtcaccttgaccggaataaaatgagtagatttagttaacctatcaacaatcacccaaatag
This genomic window contains:
- the LOC138348077 gene encoding uncharacterized protein produces the protein MYLVGDAKLWWRTRNADDVRSGHPIIDTWDRLIKEMSDPFLPSNASWLAREKLKRLRQTGSVREYIKEFTSVMLDMQNMSDKDKLHNFIPGMQGWDQNELRRENVKDLLAAIDVADLLVGFRVTRTLTDVPSTSKTKKNNDKKGKRKKDSHKDNKNDKGKA